Proteins encoded by one window of Simiduia curdlanivorans:
- a CDS encoding SDR family oxidoreductase yields MTDFFNGRSVWITGASSGIGEALALQLAARGASLLLSSRREAVLEQLRLRLANPELHRVISLDLACPEQVYKQVSALVAEGLSIDILINNAGISQRGRAQDTALDVDRKIMEVNYLGTVALTKAVLPALLKSRAGIVATITSVSGLIGSQGRAAYSAAKHALMGFMEALRAELHSQGVQVTVACPGWVKTQISINSLDEVGAALGRMEPRIAQGISAERCAQEFLLAIEKGRDQVIIGRGVSVLAPSVKRFFPNLFRRLNRKQVYR; encoded by the coding sequence ATGACAGATTTTTTTAACGGACGTAGTGTGTGGATTACGGGCGCATCGTCGGGTATCGGTGAGGCTCTAGCGCTTCAGCTTGCCGCCAGAGGCGCCAGTTTATTATTGAGCTCCCGCCGTGAAGCGGTTTTAGAGCAGCTGCGGTTAAGGTTGGCTAACCCTGAATTGCATCGCGTGATCAGTTTGGATTTGGCTTGCCCAGAGCAAGTGTACAAGCAAGTTTCTGCGCTGGTGGCCGAGGGTTTATCGATTGACATCCTGATCAACAATGCCGGGATTTCTCAGCGTGGCCGCGCCCAAGATACAGCCTTGGATGTGGATAGAAAAATCATGGAAGTTAACTATTTAGGTACAGTCGCGTTAACCAAAGCGGTGCTACCGGCCCTGTTGAAATCCCGAGCCGGCATTGTGGCGACTATTACCAGTGTGTCGGGCTTAATTGGCTCACAGGGGCGGGCGGCCTACTCAGCCGCTAAACACGCATTGATGGGCTTTATGGAAGCGCTGCGGGCTGAGCTACATAGCCAGGGCGTGCAGGTGACTGTCGCTTGCCCAGGCTGGGTGAAAACGCAAATTTCCATTAACTCGCTGGACGAGGTAGGAGCGGCGTTAGGTAGAATGGAGCCCAGAATTGCGCAGGGGATTTCCGCCGAGCGCTGCGCGCAAGAATTTTTACTTGCCATCGAGAAGGGCCGAGATCAAGTTATCATCGGTCGAGGTGTGAGTGTGCTAGCGCCGAGTGTTAAGCGCTTTTTCCCCAATTTATTTAGACGCTTGAATCGCAAGCAGG